The Candidatus Methylacidiphilales bacterium genome includes the window GGCATTCTTCTCCGACAAGAAAAACGGCGGCAAAGCCACCGCGCTGGTCCGGGCCAAGGCCTCTTACCAGAAGCTGGTCAAGGCCCACCCCCACATGTCCCGCAAAGAGTTCGCCCAGATCGAACGCCGCTCGAACAAGACCGGCATCGTGGGCGTGACCAAGCTGGTCAAAGAAGTCCGCGGCCGCAAATACAAGTTCTGGCAGGCCACTTGGAGCCCGGAACCCGGCGCCGTGCGCAAAAAAGCGTTCTCGGTCACCCGCTACGGCGATGACAAGGCCAAAAAGCTGGCGATCAACGCCCGCCGCAAAGGCCTGACCGAAATGAACGATTAATCCACACTACGTTCCATCAACTCAAACCGCCGTCGGTCCGCCGACGGCGGTTTTTTTATCGCCATCGCCGATGGAACTCCCACCATGGGGGCACCGCCCATGGCCCTGCGCGTCGCACCCGCTCTTTCCCGTAGAACCTTCCTCCGTTCGCTCGCACTCGGGTCGGTGGGCGCGGGCACCCTGGCCTACAGCCGGTGGCTGGAATCCGATTGGCTGGAGCTGACCCGGCAACAAGTGGCCTTTTTCCCCACCCCGCCCAATCGGCCCTTCCGCCTCTTGTTGATGTCCGACTTCCACTTTTCCAGCGTGGTCCCCCTGGACTTGATTGCCCGCGCCATCGACCTCGGACTGGCGGAAAAACCGGATCTGGCCCTGTTGGCCGGGGATTTCATCACCGGCCACCTCTACCAACCGGATCACTACCGGGCCGTGCTGCAACGCCTTTCCGACGAAGTTGCCTGCCTCTGCTGCCTGGGCAACCATGACGGGAACGTGCACCAAACGACCCAAAAACCGCGCACCGGCAGGCTGCGGCGATTCCTCAGCGACTGCTTGCTCCCGCTGCTGCACAACGACCACCTCGAATGGAAACATGAGGAACAGGCCTTTGAGATCATCGGCCTGGGCGATCTCTGGTCGGGCCAATGCCTGCCTGAGAAGGCCTTCCCGACGAGCGACCGCGGACTGCCCCGGCTCGTGCTGGCCCACAACCCGGACAGCAAGTCACTCCTCGAGAAACACCGCTGGAACCTGATGACCTGCGGCCACAGCCATGGCGGGCAATGCCGTCTGCCGCTC containing:
- a CDS encoding AP2 domain-containing protein codes for the protein MATKKTRKKRNPSMAGISRIDQPEKHNHGWFVRLTRHGKRYSAFFSDKKNGGKATALVRAKASYQKLVKAHPHMSRKEFAQIERRSNKTGIVGVTKLVKEVRGRKYKFWQATWSPEPGAVRKKAFSVTRYGDDKAKKLAINARRKGLTEMND
- the yaeI gene encoding phosphodiesterase YaeI, whose translation is MGAPPMALRVAPALSRRTFLRSLALGSVGAGTLAYSRWLESDWLELTRQQVAFFPTPPNRPFRLLLMSDFHFSSVVPLDLIARAIDLGLAEKPDLALLAGDFITGHLYQPDHYRAVLQRLSDEVACLCCLGNHDGNVHQTTQKPRTGRLRRFLSDCLLPLLHNDHLEWKHEEQAFEIIGLGDLWSGQCLPEKAFPTSDRGLPRLVLAHNPDSKSLLEKHRWNLMTCGHSHGGQCRLPLLGAPFAPIADKTYTSGLNPWRDRMIYTTRGVGNLHGLRFNCRPEVTILDLV